AAGATTCTCTGGCTACACCCTGGAAAAAGGCGCTGATATCCCAATTTTTATATCCCGCAGAAAAGCCGAACCCATACGATATTTGTAACTACTCAGGTATCCACCTGATAAAAATTCAGGAGTAGAAGTGAGTGTTTAGTTTTTTGCTCAACTCGTTTTCCCGGGGACGGGTTTGATTTTTTGATTTTATTTTCATCCAGACGATTCTCGTGGGGTTTCAATCTCAAAACTTAAAATTATTTTGCAAATTGTTGATAACAGGCGTCTTGGGTGTTCATAAAGAATAGATTTAGAATTAGTGTATCCGATTTAAGAACTTCGATCTTTGTAAAAAGCAAAAGCGTTATGATTTCGAAAGAAGAACTGAGAAAACTGGACAAGGAAGAACTGGTGGATCTGGTTTATGATCTTTTAATCAAGGTTGATGCTTTGACCCGCATGGTTGAAGAGCTTCAGGATGAAATCAAGCGACTTAAAACGCCAAAGAACAGCGGGAACAGTTCACTGCCTCCGGCTCAGGATTTATTCCGGTATAAGAATCAAAGCCTGCGGGAGAAAAGTGATAAAAAATCCGGGGGTCAAACCGGTCACAAAGGAGAAACACTTCGGATGTTGGCTGCTCCTGATAAAATAGTGGTTCATTGTCCGGATGCCCAATGTCCCCGCTGCGGAAAAATCCATACCGGTGAACAGGGAGAGCTGACAGGCAAAAGACAAGTGATCGATATTCCTTTTATTCAGGCCAGTGTGGTTGAACACCAGGTTTATCAAAGGAAGTGTAGCTGTGGTTATGTCAGTACCGGGAATTTTCCGGCAGAAGTAACAGCGCCTGTTCAGTACGGTAACAACCTGGTTGCACTTACGGCTTATCTGAGTTCGAGACAATATGTTCCCTACTCTCGTCTGAGAGAATTAATAAAAAGTATAACCAATATCTCCATGAGCGAAGGCACCATCTTTAACCTGCTAAACAAAGCAGCCAATATGATACTGCCCCTCTATGAAGGGATAAAAAAGGAAATATCCGAGGCCACTACGGTAGGTGGAGATGAAACGGGAGTGAAAGTTGAAAAGAATAAATTTTGGGCCTGGACCTGGCAAACGATGCGGGGCACATACATTGTCATATCAAAGAGCCGAGGCTTTGTAACGGTTGAAAATACCTTTCCGCAAGGATTTGGCAATGCAACCTTTGTCAGCGATTCCTTGAGCGCCCAGTTAAAGACCCCTGCCAAAGGGCATCAGTTGTGCCTTGCACACCTGCTCAGGGAATTAAACTACTTTGAGCAGCTTTATCACCACAAGTGGGCAACTGAGATGAAGGATTTATTGACCAGGGCTATTAAGCTGAAAGATACCATGACCCCGGAACAGTACACCGGATCATTTGATCAGCGAAGGGCAGTGATCAATGAGTTTGATACGCTGGTAAAGCAAACATTACCGGATACCGTTTCAAAAATGCTTCCATTCCGAAACAGGTTGAGAAAACGAAAGACTCAGGTATTCAATTTTCTGTTTTATCCTGATGTTCCTTACGATAATAACGCTTCAGAGAGGGCAATCCGTAATATCAAAGTCAAGCAGAAGGTATCGGGGAGCTTCCGCTCTGAGCGGGGAGCTGAGATATTTGCGGTATTGCGCTCTGTTGTTGACACGATCATCAAAAAAGGAGGAAA
This region of bacterium genomic DNA includes:
- a CDS encoding IS66 family transposase — protein: MISKEELRKLDKEELVDLVYDLLIKVDALTRMVEELQDEIKRLKTPKNSGNSSLPPAQDLFRYKNQSLREKSDKKSGGQTGHKGETLRMLAAPDKIVVHCPDAQCPRCGKIHTGEQGELTGKRQVIDIPFIQASVVEHQVYQRKCSCGYVSTGNFPAEVTAPVQYGNNLVALTAYLSSRQYVPYSRLRELIKSITNISMSEGTIFNLLNKAANMILPLYEGIKKEISEATTVGGDETGVKVEKNKFWAWTWQTMRGTYIVISKSRGFVTVENTFPQGFGNATFVSDSLSAQLKTPAKGHQLCLAHLLRELNYFEQLYHHKWATEMKDLLTRAIKLKDTMTPEQYTGSFDQRRAVINEFDTLVKQTLPDTVSKMLPFRNRLRKRKTQVFNFLFYPDVPYDNNASERAIRNIKVKQKVSGSFRSERGAEIFAVLRSVVDTIIKKGGNPFDSIRFAITVAAGKNEFLRTQRC